Proteins encoded in a region of the Raphanus sativus cultivar WK10039 chromosome 8, ASM80110v3, whole genome shotgun sequence genome:
- the LOC108835123 gene encoding uncharacterized protein LOC108835123 gives MDIPKLPRRKYTLGKEPNPIKSISYHTDCTTLHHALEEALDHREYEALKESKLGVFIKFQELEFDWASRLVHFMLGFQLDIKKKYELWCFVGPEPLRSSLIEFKKLTGLNCEYIEDLESPYCPVTPEMSAFWAKLGVNINAGPSTNQIIAALKRCKEWSRDDRKQLAYLAIFAGYIEGKKVLIESLKAKNITGCYTIDGFVQAFQSWVYTALPELGAGYGNPVGGEPAVPLLAYSGGKGRRWFQQAICSQTRVENFIEKKEIGELFPQWDSDVEDPDAENIIKVMYKRPWKWTMDCWEVTGTCDASPTKEDEERPRDQKKAEERPRRRKKAEERPTPRPRKKARLEATAEAIAEASEEAREHEEAREREETSEEASEEAREREEAREREEAREETREREEGRSDVRREVIGMTKEELDRNFKDLADALRQWFGTCLAEIKHLSDMIGVVEKKLNITPAPPKQTQEPGSEKESVNGAKEKTGKKRKERNEDPKEDPKKRMERKEDPKKRMERKEDPKEDQKEDPKEDASEVAKDDPKEDASEVGNEGASSSKVPSLVVAEEVEEPSVLLLEKENSTLSDKVKERARYESKRDAAHLELQRNAALAVQRGRSERTRKLAPTQSSLYKGNSTVKTIIPNSNKSAFIFFHPLDKAAQKLLIDHCKTCPEVKKPMEKRPHMDVWINVLRKRYHANPEMFRSERICFLDHLFSRHWRKNYDDFKADKPDFRGLGRRLPGGAWNYYSGKTPSFCRSMKVWGKDF, from the exons ATGGATATTCCAAAACTCCCCCGGAGGAAATATACATTAGGGAAAGAGCCCAACCCAATTAAGAGCATTTCGTATCACACGGATTGTACGACGTTGCATCATGCTTTAGAGGAGGCTCTTGATCATCGAGAATATGAAGCGCTGAAGGAGTCGAagttgggagttttcatcaagttccaAGAGCTGGAATTTgattgggcttcaaggctggttcacttTATGCTCGGTTTCCAGCTCGACATAAAGAAGAAGTATGAGCTGTGGTGtttcgttggtccagaaccgcTGAGGTCTTCACTGATAGAGTTTAAAAAgctcactggtctaaactgtgagtacatcgaggaccttgagagtCCGTACTGTCCTGTTACGCCGGAGATGTCTGCTTTCTGGGCGAAGTTGGGAGTTAATATCAATGCTGGACCATCTACTAaccagataatagcagcactcaAGAGATGCAAAGAGTGGTCTCGGGATGATCGCAAGCAGCTCGCGTACCTTGCCATCTTCGCTGGATACATTGAAGGAAAAAAG GTGCTGATTGAGTCTCTGAAGGCCAAAAACATCACGGGTTGTTACACGATTGATGGGTTTGTACAAGCTTTCCAGTCATGGGTGTACACAGCTCTGCCGGAACTTGGTGCTGGTTATGGTAATCCCGTAGGAGGCGAACCGGCTGTACCGTTACTGGCTTACTCGGGTGGCAAAGGACGCAGATGGTTTCAACAGGCTATCTGCAGTCAG ACTAGAGTGGAAAACTTTATTGAGAAGAAGGAGATCGGTGAACTGTTTCCACAATGGGACTCTGATGTTGAGGACCCGGACGCGGAGAACATAATTAAAGTCATGTATaagagaccgtggaagtggaccatggattgctgggaagtcaccgGTACTTGTGATGCGAGTCCAAcgaaggaagatgaagaacgtCCAAGAGATCAGAAGAAAGCTGAAGAACGTCCAAGACGTCGGAAGAAAGCTGAAGAACGTCCAACTCcaagacctcggaagaaagcccGTTTAGAGGCAACTGCAGAGGCAATTGCAGAGGCTAGTGAAGAGGCTCGTGAACATGAAGAGGCTCGTGAACGTGAAGAGACTAGTGAAGAGGCTAGTGAAGAGGCTCGTGAACGTGAAGAGGCTCGTGAACGTGAAGAAGCTCGTGAAGAGACTCGTGAACGTGAAGAGGGTCGTTCCGATGTTCGTAGAGAGGTGATTGGGATGACCAAAGAGGAATTGGACAGAAACTTCAAGGACCTAGCTGATGCCTTGAGGCAATGGTTTGGGACGTGCCTTGCGGAGATCAAGCATCTGTCGGATATGATTGGTGTTGTGGAAAAGAAGCTTAATATCACACCTGCTCCGCCTAAACAGACGCAAGAACCAGGG AGTGAAAAAGAAAGTGTTAATGGGGCGAAAGAGAAAACCGGAAAGAAGAGAAAGGAGAGAAATGAGGATCCAAAAGAGGATCCTaagaagagaatggagaggaaggaggatcctaagaagagaatggagaggaAGGAGGATCCTAAGGAGGATCAAAAGGAGGACCCTAAGGAGGATGCTAGTGAGGTTGCTAAGGACGATCCTAAGGAGGATGCCAGTGAGGTTGGTAATGAGGGTGCTAGTTCCTCGAAAGTGCCGAGTCTAGTGGTTGCCGAAGAAGTCGAAGAACCGAGCGTTCTTCTATTGGAGAAAGAAAATTCTACTCTTTCAGATAAAGTAAAGGAGAGAGCTAGATATGAATCAAAGAGGGATGCTGCTCATTTGGAACTTCAGCGGAATGCTGCTTTGGCAGTTCAGCGTGGAAGGAGTGAGCGAACAAGGAAACTTGCTCCCACACAGTCTTCTCTTTATAAGGGGAACAGCACGGTCAAAACGATCATTCCAAACTCAAACAAGTCTGCCTTTATATTTTTTCACCCACTCGACAAGGCGGCACAGAAGTTGCTCATTGATCACTGCAAAACTTGTCC TGAAGTTAAGAAGCCTATGGAGAAACGCCCG CATATGGATGTTTGGATTAATGTGCTGAGGAAGAGGTACCATGCTAATCCGGAAATGTTCAGGAGCGAGAGAATTTGCTTCCTTGATCATCTCTTTTCTCGACATTGGAGGAAAAACTACGATGATTTTAAGGCTGATAAACCCGACTTCAGAGGTCTAGGAAGAAGACTCCCTGGTGGTGCCTGGAATTATTATAGTGGAAAAACACCATCATTTTGCAGATCTATGAAGGTTTGGGGGAAGGATTTTTGA